A segment of the Oleidesulfovibrio alaskensis DSM 16109 genome:
ATTCCAGCTGCTGAGCCGACAACCCGCTGAAAAGGGGAATACGCCCCAGAAAAAGACTGTTTTCCATTCTGTTCTCCGCTCCGTGCGGCACCTTGCCCACAAAGCCGACAATGATTACACCATGGTTCATACGCAGACAGCACCGCGACACCACGGCGCGGTGATTTCATAGTCACATACTTACGGAGGATTACACAGCATGGCAAGCACCCCGCGGAACATCGCCGGAAGAGTGGAAGAGCTGCTACGGGAAGAACTGCTGGAAATGGGCGAAGACCCTTCGCGCCTTGAACCGCACGAAATTGCCGAAAACATGCGGTGCGAAGTACGCCCGGACGACAGCATGATATACAGCTGGAAAGGAACCCCCATCCTGCGCGTACAGCCTGAACATCATCAGGACGGCAGCGTCACATGGCGCATGTTCACCCGCGACGAGGTCATGACCCCGCAAACTGAAATACTGCAGTAAAGGAGCCCTGATGCAACCTTTCACCGTCACCCCCATCGGCGTGCTGCGCACCCCGCATACATCGCGCGAAGGAATGCCCATACAGCCCACGGGAGCTTCGGCATGCAGAGGAGAAGCCCGCATCAATCCGGAACTGGCAGACGGGCTGAAAGATCTGGAAGGCTTTTCCCATCTTATCCTGCTGTATCACTTCCACGAGTCCAGCGGGTACGATCTCACGCTCACGCCGTTTCTGGATACCTGCAAAAGAGGGCTTTTTGCCACACGCTCGCCGCGGCGTCCGTGCGGTATCGGCCTTTCCGTGGTGCGGCTGACGGCGGTACACGGCAATGTGCTGGAACTGGAAGGCGTAGACATGCTGGACAACAGCCCGCTGGTGGACATCAAACCCTATGTGCCGCGCTTTGACACGCCGCAGGGTGACATACGCTGCGGCTGGCTGGAAAATACCGCCGAGCAGGCGCAGGAAATGAAGTCGGATGACAGGTTCGTACAGCGCGACAGCACACGCTGACCCCGCCCGCGGCCGCGCGGCACACAACACACAGACACTGACCGCTGAAACAAAGGATATTCCCATGCACGATTCCACACTCCAGCAGTTCATCGAAAAAGAATTCCCCTTTCACGTTCATCTGGGAGTGCGCGCCGACTATCTGGGCCGTGATGCGGTACGCCTGTATATCCCATTTGCACCGCAACTCATAGGACATACGGGGCGGCCCATGATTCACGGCGGAGTCATAGCCAGCCTTGTGGATATATGCGGCGGTTTTGCCGTATGGGCTCACTGCAAGCCCGAAGACCACGTGGCCACCATCACCCTGAGCGTTGACTACCTGAGGCCTGCCAATCCGGCGGACCTGTATGCCGAAGCACGCATCCGGCTGCTCGGCAACAAAGTGGGCAACGCCCATGTCATGGTCTGGACGGCGGACAACAAAGACGTGAATGTGGCCGAAGGGCGCGGGGTGTACAACATCCGGCGCGGATAATTCCCCTCCGCCGCACAGCCTCCTTTCTCAAAAAAAGCAGCGCCGTATCCATCAGGATACGGCGCTGTATTCATTGACGCACAAAAACAGAATTACAATGCCGCCGCACGGTCAAGGCGCGCCAGCGTGCGTTCCCTGCCCAGCAGGCCCATGACGGCGGAAAGGTCGGGTCCACCCATGGCCCCCAGCAGGGCCACACGCAAAGGCGGCCCCACGGCCTTGAATTTCAGCCCGTTGTCAGCCACATAGCGCTGCAGCACTTCATGGGCGGTGTGCCCGTCAAAGTCAGCACAGGCGGCAAGCGCCTGCCGCAACGCAGCCAGATGCCCGCGGCCTTCAGCCGTCAGTGCCTTTTCCACGGCTTTGGCATCAAACTCCAGCGCGTCATCAGCACAGAGCACGGGTTTCATGGCTGCT
Coding sequences within it:
- the tsaA gene encoding tRNA (N6-threonylcarbamoyladenosine(37)-N6)-methyltransferase TrmO; the encoded protein is MQPFTVTPIGVLRTPHTSREGMPIQPTGASACRGEARINPELADGLKDLEGFSHLILLYHFHESSGYDLTLTPFLDTCKRGLFATRSPRRPCGIGLSVVRLTAVHGNVLELEGVDMLDNSPLVDIKPYVPRFDTPQGDIRCGWLENTAEQAQEMKSDDRFVQRDSTR
- a CDS encoding PaaI family thioesterase — its product is MHDSTLQQFIEKEFPFHVHLGVRADYLGRDAVRLYIPFAPQLIGHTGRPMIHGGVIASLVDICGGFAVWAHCKPEDHVATITLSVDYLRPANPADLYAEARIRLLGNKVGNAHVMVWTADNKDVNVAEGRGVYNIRRG